The following are encoded together in the Flavobacterium sp. TR2 genome:
- the hemA gene encoding glutamyl-tRNA reductase, with protein sequence MENNNVPKHLYFYSVGLSYKKADAEVRGQFSLDAVAKTRLLEQAKNEGIESLIVTSTCNRTEIYGFAEHPFQLIKLICDNSNGSVDAFQKVGFVYKNQEAINHLFRVGTGLDSQILGDFEIISQIKTSFTHSKSLGLANAFMERLVNAVIQASKRIKTETEISSGATSVSFASVQYILKNVEDISNKNILLFGTGKIGRNTCENLVKHTKNEHITLINRTKDKAEKLAGKLNLIVKDYSELHLELQKADVVVVATGAQNPTVDKAILNLKKPLLILDLSIPKNVHENVEELEGVTLIHMDYLSQLTDETLENRKLHIPAAEAIIEEIKEEFVTWMKGRKFAPTINALKEKLNAIKASELDFQSKKIADFNEEQAEIISNRIIQKITTHFANHLKDDDTMVDESIEWIEKVFKIKAS encoded by the coding sequence ATGGAAAACAATAACGTACCGAAACACCTTTATTTTTACTCAGTTGGTCTGAGTTATAAAAAAGCTGATGCTGAGGTCAGAGGTCAATTTAGTTTGGATGCTGTTGCGAAGACTCGTCTGCTGGAACAAGCTAAAAACGAAGGAATAGAAAGTTTAATTGTAACTTCAACCTGCAACAGAACCGAAATTTACGGTTTTGCAGAACATCCATTTCAATTAATAAAATTGATTTGCGATAACAGCAATGGTTCTGTTGACGCTTTTCAAAAAGTTGGTTTCGTTTACAAAAATCAAGAAGCAATCAATCATTTATTTCGCGTAGGAACTGGATTAGATAGTCAGATTCTAGGCGATTTCGAAATTATATCTCAAATTAAAACCAGTTTTACTCATTCAAAATCTTTAGGTTTAGCAAATGCTTTTATGGAAAGATTGGTGAATGCAGTAATTCAGGCGAGCAAGAGAATTAAAACTGAAACAGAGATTAGTTCTGGCGCTACATCAGTTTCTTTTGCGTCGGTACAATACATCCTTAAAAACGTTGAGGATATCAGCAACAAAAACATTTTGCTTTTTGGAACTGGTAAAATCGGAAGAAATACGTGCGAGAATTTGGTAAAACATACTAAAAATGAGCACATCACATTAATAAATCGAACTAAAGATAAGGCAGAGAAATTAGCAGGAAAATTAAATCTTATTGTTAAAGATTACTCTGAACTGCATTTAGAACTTCAAAAAGCCGATGTCGTGGTTGTTGCCACAGGCGCGCAAAACCCAACAGTTGACAAAGCGATTCTGAATCTTAAAAAACCTTTATTGATTCTGGATTTATCGATTCCGAAAAACGTACACGAAAATGTTGAGGAATTAGAAGGCGTAACGTTAATCCACATGGATTATTTGTCTCAGCTGACGGATGAAACTTTGGAAAACAGAAAATTACATATTCCAGCGGCCGAAGCCATCATCGAAGAAATCAAAGAAGAATTTGTGACTTGGATGAAAGGACGAAAATTTGCTCCGACAATTAATGCTTTAAAAGAGAAATTAAACGCAATTAAAGCTTCAGAATTGGATTTTCAAAGCAAAAAAATCGCTGATTTCAACGAAGAGCAAGCTGAAATCATCAGCAACAGAATCATTCAGAAAATCACTACTCATTTTGCAAATCATTTAAAAGACGACGACACTATGGTCGATGAAAGCATCGAATGGATCGAAAAAGTCTTCAAAATAAAAGCATCTTAA
- the hemC gene encoding hydroxymethylbilane synthase — translation MAEKTIRIGTRDSELALWQAHTVEKKLNDLGYKTSIVAVKSQGDIILDKPLYELGITGIFTKTLDIAMINGDIDIAVHSMKDVPTALPKGIVQGAVLPRANVLDILVHKGNPDFTNPSTIATGSLRRQAQWFNKYPNHTVVDLRGNVNTRMQKLQDNNWDGAVFAAAGLERINLKPENYINLDWMIPAPAQGAMLVVAMENDNYTLDALSQLNDIETEICTHIERQFLRTLEGGCTAPIGALVTYNEDEDTLHFQGVLLSIDGKQKLEIDKIVDISEWKKLGFNSAQEILNNGGTELMQQIKESLKK, via the coding sequence ATGGCTGAAAAAACAATCAGAATAGGAACGCGCGACAGCGAATTAGCACTTTGGCAAGCACACACTGTAGAGAAAAAACTAAACGACTTAGGCTACAAAACCTCAATTGTTGCGGTTAAATCTCAGGGTGACATTATTCTTGATAAGCCACTTTACGAATTAGGAATCACAGGAATCTTTACTAAAACCTTAGATATAGCAATGATCAATGGCGATATTGATATTGCGGTGCATTCTATGAAAGATGTTCCAACGGCCTTGCCAAAAGGAATTGTCCAGGGAGCTGTTTTGCCAAGAGCCAATGTTCTGGACATTTTAGTCCATAAAGGAAATCCCGATTTCACAAACCCAAGCACCATTGCAACGGGAAGTCTTAGACGCCAGGCACAATGGTTCAATAAATATCCTAACCATACGGTGGTCGATTTGCGCGGAAACGTAAACACACGTATGCAAAAACTGCAAGATAATAATTGGGACGGAGCTGTTTTTGCAGCTGCAGGTTTAGAACGCATTAACTTAAAACCTGAAAATTACATCAATTTAGATTGGATGATTCCCGCGCCTGCACAAGGAGCAATGCTTGTGGTGGCAATGGAAAATGACAATTATACTCTGGATGCGCTTTCTCAATTAAATGACATAGAAACTGAAATCTGCACGCATATCGAACGTCAGTTTTTAAGAACGCTTGAAGGCGGATGCACTGCCCCTATCGGAGCTTTGGTTACTTATAATGAAGACGAAGACACGCTCCATTTTCAAGGTGTTTTACTTTCTATCGATGGAAAACAAAAATTGGAAATCGACAAAATAGTTGATATTTCAGAGTGGAAAAAGTTAGGCTTCAATTCGGCTCAGGAGATTTTGAATAATGGAGGAACGGAATTAATGCAGCAAATCAAAGAATCCCTGAAAAAATAA
- a CDS encoding uroporphyrinogen-III synthase, with protein sequence MANPVQILSTKILSPLHKQELMKYGVEVIEADFIKTANKPFELKDLNESLIFTSQNAVHSVLSNPYSEQLKKKNVYCVGLKTKTLLTDHGFNVVAYTGYASDLAEIITLIYRNESYTFFSGNLRRDTLPEALKEAGIKFNEIQVYETSLQPQKIKANPEAILFFSPSGVKSYLKDNEINKQICFCIGDTTAEALSKITKNIIVADQPTIEDVIEDVIHEYK encoded by the coding sequence ATGGCAAACCCTGTTCAAATACTATCTACTAAAATATTATCTCCTCTTCATAAGCAAGAACTAATGAAATATGGAGTCGAAGTAATCGAAGCCGATTTCATCAAAACCGCAAATAAACCTTTCGAATTAAAAGACCTCAACGAAAGTCTGATTTTTACGAGCCAAAATGCTGTTCACAGCGTTTTATCGAATCCGTATTCAGAGCAGTTGAAGAAGAAAAACGTATACTGCGTTGGTCTGAAAACCAAAACTTTATTGACAGACCACGGGTTCAACGTTGTAGCTTACACAGGTTACGCTTCGGATTTGGCTGAAATCATCACTTTGATTTATAGAAATGAAAGCTATACTTTTTTCAGCGGAAACTTGAGGAGAGACACTTTGCCAGAAGCTTTAAAAGAAGCCGGAATTAAATTCAACGAAATTCAGGTTTACGAAACTTCTTTACAGCCTCAGAAAATAAAAGCAAATCCAGAAGCGATTTTGTTTTTTAGTCCGTCTGGCGTTAAAAGTTACCTGAAAGACAACGAAATAAATAAACAAATCTGCTTTTGTATTGGCGACACCACTGCAGAAGCTTTATCAAAAATCACAAAAAACATCATCGTCGCAGATCAGCCTACAATTGAGGATGTGATTGAAGATGTAATTCACGAATACAAGTAA